The following are from one region of the Phormidium sp. PBR-2020 genome:
- a CDS encoding S-layer family protein yields the protein MKTPRQFPLSFASSLTWAGLSVSVLMPLITPFITASVAQAQLIPDASLGNEASQVIPDGPNQAIEGGAQRGGNLFHSFQEFNVETGQSVQFRNPLGVEHIITRVTGNNLSDIAGTLGVEGIANLVLINPNGIVFADTAQLNLQGSFLATTAESLNFDGGEFSAIAPETPPLLLVSAPLGVQLGQTPGPIINRSQQPNPTGEIVGLSAPELSFVGGTILFDGGRVSGGNVELQGDRISLVNEAQVRSLTGGPLSLEAGQIEILEGSTVASINPGLPQGGDIRLNAQTILIGGSQLPFATVESNNLASGRGGDILINADRFSLAGAGYIQSLNLGSGNGGDIDLQVRESIDLQGPGFAILNGLVAEMTTSGVNPNQRTTGLFSLTAGGRGGDIRIETSGDVQANEGALILTSAFDSAVGGDINVNIDGDMRLIGSALLNITENNSQASSGDLNIRAENLLMSQSSFLVSLTTSSGDGGSIEVSTQERVELTESRGDAILATAILTGSIFGTGSAGDVRVQTRQLFNEGGGVIGSNSGTVFIGFGGPGGNVIIEASESIQVIGAAPGGLFTSGPSTTSFTNFPAGDLTLQTDRLEVGDGGIISTAATAGGDGGSLTIIANEMEMFGRSPLTGFPTLVSASSGREDLGLISTGDGGDLRLNVNRLRVRDGAVLDVQSFGSGSAGTLEIESSDIRLDRGGRLNAATVSGLGGNIEVRSQTLQLRHGSSINTNAGTADGGNIRLDTNTLVALENSDITANALEGRGGRVSITAEGIFGTEFREFLTPESDITASSELGPEFSGEVQINSPDVNLSAGLVDLPNRIATALIASSCDVVGSRFVVTGRGGQPADPHQPLTGQRLWQDWRALPDLPSTEPVSTVRNSSPQFVEAQGWQLNEAGMPVLIGATPPSWSSPSGCP from the coding sequence ATGAAAACACCACGTCAGTTCCCGCTGAGTTTTGCGTCTTCTTTAACCTGGGCCGGCTTAAGTGTTAGCGTCTTAATGCCGCTGATTACACCATTTATTACAGCATCCGTTGCCCAAGCCCAACTCATTCCCGATGCTAGTTTAGGCAACGAAGCCTCTCAAGTAATTCCCGACGGTCCCAACCAAGCCATTGAAGGGGGAGCGCAACGAGGAGGCAATCTCTTCCATAGCTTTCAAGAGTTTAATGTCGAGACGGGGCAATCGGTTCAGTTCCGTAATCCCCTGGGGGTTGAGCATATTATCACCCGTGTAACCGGCAACAACCTCTCGGATATTGCTGGAACCTTGGGAGTTGAGGGGATAGCCAATCTGGTGTTAATCAATCCTAACGGCATTGTCTTCGCCGACACCGCCCAACTGAACCTACAAGGCTCATTCTTGGCCACCACCGCCGAGTCCCTTAACTTTGACGGGGGCGAATTTAGTGCGATCGCCCCAGAAACTCCCCCCTTACTCCTAGTATCGGCCCCACTGGGAGTTCAACTTGGCCAGACCCCCGGTCCCATTATCAATCGCTCCCAACAGCCTAATCCTACTGGGGAGATTGTCGGACTCAGCGCCCCTGAACTGAGCTTTGTGGGGGGAACCATTCTCTTCGATGGCGGGCGAGTCTCCGGCGGTAACGTAGAACTCCAGGGCGATCGCATCTCCCTAGTCAACGAGGCCCAAGTGCGATCGCTCACCGGGGGACCCCTCAGCCTCGAAGCCGGACAAATTGAAATTTTAGAAGGGTCAACCGTCGCCTCCATCAATCCCGGTCTTCCCCAGGGGGGTGACATTCGCCTCAACGCCCAAACTATCCTCATTGGCGGCAGTCAACTCCCCTTCGCCACCGTCGAGAGCAACAATCTTGCTTCAGGACGAGGGGGCGATATCCTCATCAATGCCGATCGCTTCAGCCTTGCGGGTGCAGGCTATATTCAGTCCCTAAACCTCGGAAGTGGAAACGGCGGTGACATTGATTTACAAGTCCGCGAGTCCATTGACTTACAAGGACCCGGTTTTGCCATTCTCAACGGCCTCGTCGCTGAAATGACCACCAGCGGCGTCAACCCCAATCAGCGCACCACCGGCCTATTTTCCCTCACCGCCGGCGGCCGGGGGGGCGATATCCGCATTGAGACTTCGGGAGACGTACAAGCCAACGAAGGGGCCTTGATTTTAACCTCAGCCTTTGACAGCGCCGTCGGCGGCGATATCAACGTCAACATCGATGGCGATATGCGGCTGATTGGCTCCGCCTTGCTCAATATCACAGAGAACAACAGTCAGGCCAGCAGTGGCGATTTAAACATCAGGGCCGAGAATCTCTTAATGAGTCAAAGTAGCTTTCTCGTGAGCTTAACCACCAGTAGTGGAGACGGCGGCTCGATTGAGGTGAGTACACAAGAGCGAGTGGAATTAACCGAATCGCGGGGGGATGCCATCTTAGCAACAGCGATTCTCACCGGATCAATTTTTGGGACTGGGAGCGCCGGTGATGTTCGCGTGCAAACCCGTCAATTATTCAATGAAGGGGGTGGGGTAATTGGCTCCAACTCCGGGACAGTGTTTATCGGCTTTGGCGGCCCCGGTGGTAATGTCATCATCGAGGCCAGCGAGTCGATTCAGGTGATTGGCGCTGCTCCCGGAGGCCTGTTTACCAGTGGCCCATCGACCACCAGTTTTACCAACTTTCCGGCAGGAGATTTAACCCTACAGACCGATCGCCTAGAAGTGGGAGATGGGGGGATTATTTCCACCGCCGCCACCGCTGGGGGAGATGGGGGAAGTTTGACCATTATCGCCAACGAGATGGAGATGTTTGGGCGATCGCCCCTGACCGGATTTCCCACCTTAGTCTCCGCCTCCTCAGGCCGGGAGGATTTGGGGCTTATTTCCACAGGAGATGGCGGCGATTTACGGCTGAATGTCAATCGCTTACGGGTGCGTGATGGGGCCGTCTTAGATGTTCAGAGTTTTGGGTCTGGAAGTGCCGGAACCTTGGAGATTGAGAGTTCCGACATTCGTTTAGATCGAGGTGGACGTCTCAATGCAGCAACGGTGTCCGGGTTGGGGGGGAACATTGAGGTGCGATCGCAAACCCTACAACTGCGTCATGGCAGTAGTATCAACACCAATGCCGGGACAGCCGATGGCGGCAACATTCGCCTCGATACCAACACCTTGGTCGCCCTAGAAAATAGCGACATTACCGCCAACGCCCTAGAAGGTCGCGGCGGTCGAGTCAGCATCACCGCTGAGGGAATTTTCGGCACAGAATTTCGGGAATTTCTCACCCCGGAAAGTGATATTACAGCCAGTTCCGAGTTAGGTCCCGAATTTAGTGGTGAAGTTCAGATTAATAGTCCCGACGTGAATCTTTCCGCTGGCCTAGTTGACTTACCCAATCGCATTGCTACTGCTCTAATTGCCTCAAGTTGTGACGTAGTGGGCAGTCGTTTTGTGGTCACCGGACGCGGTGGCCAGCCCGCAGACCCCCACCAACCCCTGACGGGACAAC